In Labilibaculum sp. DW002, one DNA window encodes the following:
- a CDS encoding efflux RND transporter permease subunit: MSFTEAVLNQRKVLLFVLIAIVFGGAIAFSKMSKLEDAEISVKQAVVMTSYPGASPHEVELRVTDILETAIQAMDNIDFIESRSLAGYSEITVNIKPSVVTSELQQVWDVLRRKVNDISVYLPQGASHPMVVDDFGDVYGIFLALSGDGFGSDEIQDYARYMKRELLLVDGVKRINLFGEQRACVNIELSQEKMAYLGIHPYKVIEILNSQNKIVDPGTFKVGSNRVRIASEGSFHELADLKNILVSGRGETSVFLKDIASIKKDYMTPYTNKMKYNQIPAIGLAIAMEKGGNVIELGEAVQGKIDALKSNIPVGININKVFYQPERVSSAIEVFMINLIESVLIVVIVLLFAMGFRTGLLIGSGLIFTILATFIVMLSFDIALQRVSLGAIIVAMGMLVDNAIVIADGILIDLKKGVRRQEALTKTSKQTTMPLLGATLVAVLAFLPIYLSPDATGEFCASLFIVIAVSLFISWLLALTQTPYFCDLFLKGKKYSKDENDNSDPYSGKFYQKFRHFVKFSLRHKTLIIVLTVLVFASSVFAFKNVKQLFMPNLAYNQFIVEYFLPDGTDITTVEKELSELEEYLLKQEDVMSVTTSLGATPARYTLVRPFTNNKSSYGELIVDTKDYDTTKRFGKDLQQYLNENYAWARCRVKYYSPIFAEYMVEAKFSGPDPEVLRDLSEKAEKIMLDEPSAIKVTNNWKNKVKVWNPQFSQSQSRLTNISRSDVSNALACATDGLPIGLFHQADDMLPIVLKTKANKDNYIEALENTPVWGQVAHSIPLRQVVSDINIDFEDPMIIRYDRRRAIKAQCDPAPGYNAPDTFKNLQEKIEAIQLPAGYDFEWLGEHKDSVDANNNINKFLPLAFLLMVIIIMMLFNNFRQPIIILSILPLAFIGISYGLLITGKPFGFMPVLGTLGLMGMMIKNAVVLLDQINVEIKEGKDVLLAVIDSAVSRMRPVIMASFTTILGMIPLISDELFGGMAVAIMFGLLIGSIITLIVVPVLYAIFYRLSTKNVMDL, translated from the coding sequence ATGAGTTTTACGGAAGCTGTATTAAATCAGCGGAAAGTATTGTTATTTGTTTTAATAGCAATTGTCTTTGGAGGCGCTATTGCATTTTCAAAAATGTCGAAGCTTGAAGATGCTGAAATTAGCGTAAAGCAGGCCGTGGTTATGACGAGCTACCCTGGCGCTTCACCTCATGAGGTTGAATTGAGGGTAACTGATATTTTGGAAACTGCTATTCAGGCAATGGATAATATTGATTTTATTGAATCAAGATCTTTAGCAGGATATTCAGAGATTACAGTTAATATTAAGCCTTCGGTTGTAACAAGTGAATTACAACAAGTTTGGGATGTTTTACGTCGTAAGGTAAACGATATAAGTGTTTATTTACCTCAGGGTGCATCGCATCCAATGGTTGTGGATGATTTTGGTGATGTGTATGGTATTTTTCTAGCACTAAGCGGAGATGGATTTGGTAGCGACGAGATACAGGATTATGCTCGTTATATGAAGAGAGAACTTTTACTTGTTGATGGAGTAAAGAGAATCAATTTATTTGGAGAGCAAAGAGCTTGTGTAAATATTGAATTGTCGCAAGAGAAAATGGCTTATTTAGGTATTCATCCATACAAGGTCATCGAAATTCTGAATAGTCAAAATAAAATTGTAGATCCAGGAACCTTTAAAGTCGGTAGTAATAGAGTTCGTATTGCATCCGAAGGAAGTTTTCATGAATTGGCAGACCTAAAAAATATTTTGGTGTCGGGTAGAGGTGAAACTTCAGTATTTCTTAAAGACATAGCTAGTATAAAGAAGGATTATATGACTCCTTATACTAACAAGATGAAATATAATCAAATTCCAGCAATAGGTTTGGCTATTGCGATGGAAAAAGGTGGGAATGTAATTGAGTTAGGAGAGGCTGTACAAGGTAAAATTGATGCTTTAAAGTCTAACATTCCAGTAGGAATAAACATTAATAAAGTTTTTTATCAGCCAGAAAGAGTAAGTTCGGCAATTGAAGTATTTATGATCAATCTAATTGAGTCAGTACTGATTGTAGTAATTGTTCTTTTATTCGCCATGGGCTTCCGAACAGGTCTTTTGATTGGTAGTGGTTTGATATTTACCATATTGGCAACTTTTATTGTCATGTTGAGTTTTGATATTGCTTTACAAAGAGTTAGCCTTGGTGCCATTATTGTCGCCATGGGGATGCTTGTTGATAATGCAATTGTAATAGCAGACGGCATTTTGATTGATTTAAAAAAGGGAGTCCGTCGTCAGGAGGCATTGACAAAAACTTCGAAGCAAACAACCATGCCACTTCTGGGAGCAACATTAGTTGCAGTTTTAGCATTTCTACCTATTTATCTTTCACCAGATGCAACAGGGGAATTTTGTGCTAGTTTGTTTATTGTTATTGCTGTTTCCTTATTTATTAGCTGGTTATTGGCATTGACACAGACACCTTATTTTTGCGATTTATTTTTAAAAGGAAAGAAGTATTCAAAGGATGAAAATGATAATTCAGATCCATACTCAGGTAAGTTTTATCAGAAATTTCGTCATTTCGTAAAATTCTCCTTACGTCATAAAACGCTTATAATTGTACTTACAGTTTTGGTTTTTGCATCCTCTGTTTTTGCATTTAAAAATGTGAAACAATTGTTTATGCCAAACTTGGCTTACAATCAGTTTATTGTGGAATATTTCTTGCCGGATGGTACTGATATAACTACAGTTGAAAAAGAATTAAGTGAGCTTGAGGAATATTTGCTTAAACAAGAGGATGTTATGAGTGTGACAACCAGTTTGGGAGCTACACCTGCAAGATATACTCTGGTAAGGCCTTTTACCAACAATAAGAGCAGTTATGGTGAATTAATTGTTGATACAAAGGATTATGATACCACTAAAAGATTTGGAAAAGACTTGCAACAATACCTGAACGAAAATTACGCTTGGGCACGTTGCAGGGTGAAATATTATTCGCCAATTTTTGCTGAGTATATGGTTGAAGCAAAGTTTTCGGGTCCAGATCCTGAAGTATTGCGAGATCTATCAGAAAAGGCTGAGAAAATTATGCTTGACGAACCAAGTGCAATTAAAGTAACGAATAATTGGAAAAACAAGGTTAAAGTTTGGAACCCGCAGTTTTCACAATCTCAATCTCGATTAACCAATATTTCACGATCGGATGTTTCAAATGCCTTGGCATGTGCTACTGATGGTTTGCCAATAGGATTATTCCATCAGGCAGATGACATGTTGCCAATTGTTTTGAAAACAAAAGCCAATAAAGATAATTACATCGAAGCATTAGAAAATACTCCAGTTTGGGGTCAAGTTGCTCATAGTATTCCTTTACGTCAGGTTGTTTCAGATATAAATATTGATTTTGAGGATCCTATGATCATACGTTACGATCGCAGAAGAGCCATTAAAGCACAATGTGATCCAGCACCTGGTTATAATGCTCCAGATACTTTTAAAAATCTGCAAGAAAAAATCGAAGCAATTCAGTTGCCAGCAGGTTATGATTTTGAATGGTTAGGAGAGCATAAGGATAGTGTAGATGCGAATAATAACATTAATAAATTCTTGCCTTTAGCATTTCTATTGATGGTTATTATTATCATGATGTTGTTTAATAATTTCCGCCAGCCAATTATCATTTTGTCAATTCTACCGCTTGCATTTATTGGTATCAGTTATGGCTTATTAATAACAGGAAAGCCTTTTGGATTCATGCCAGTACTTGGTACGCTTGGATTAATGGGAATGATGATTAAAAATGCTGTTGTTCTGCTCGATCAAATTAATGTTGAAATAAAGGAAGGTAAAGATGTACTGTTAGCTGTAATTGATTCTGCGGTTTCAAGAATGCGTCCAGTTATTATGGCTTCGTTTACTACAATTTTAGGAATGATTCCTTTAATCAGCGATGAATTATTCGGCGGAATGGCGGTTGCAATCATGTTTGGATTACTAATTGGTTCCATAATAACTTTAATTGTAGTTCCAGTTCTGTATGCAATTTTTTACAGGTTGTCTACTAAAAATGTTATGGATTTATAA